From a region of the Mercurialis annua linkage group LG1-X, ddMerAnnu1.2, whole genome shotgun sequence genome:
- the LOC126661873 gene encoding pyruvate decarboxylase 1-like encodes MHTNIGSLDTSNPTFSDMCSSSIISSPDSTLARHLARRLVQIGVTDVFSVPGDFNLTLLDHLTAEPGLNLVRCCNELNAGYAADGYARSRGVGACVVTFTVGGLSVLNAIAGAYGENLPVICIVGGPNSNDYNKSLHHAIGLPDFSQELRCFHSFQPLTCFQAVVNNLEDAHDLIDTAITTALRESKPAYISVSCNLPAIPHPTFGREPVPFSLSPRFSNETGLEAAVKAAAEFLNKAAKPVLVAGPKLRVAKACEAFSELADACGYAWAVMPSAKGLVPEHHPHFIGTYRGAMSTAFCAEIVESSDAYLFAGPIFNDYSSAGYSLLLKREKAIIVQPDRVVIAYGPAFGCVLMKDFLKALAKRLKPNNTAHENYRSIYVPEGQPLKSEPKEPLRVNVLFQHVQKMLSSETAVIAETEDSWFNCQKLKLPRGCGYEFQMQHGLIGWSVGATLGYARAVPEKRVIACIGDGSFQVTAQDVSTMLQCGQKTIIFLINNGGYTIEFENHDGPYNVIKNWNYTGLVDAIHNGEGKCWTTKVRFEEELIEAIENATESKKDCLCFIEVVVHKDDTSKELLE; translated from the exons ATGCACACAAATATTGGATCTCTTGACACCTCGAACCCCACTTTCAGTGACATGTGCTCATCATCAATCATCAGCTCACCTGACTCCACTCTCGCCCGTCACTTAGCTCGTCGTCTTGTTCAAATTGGTGTCACTGATGTTTTTTCCGTTCCTGGTGACTTTAACCTTACGCTTCTTGATCATTTAACAGCTGAGCCTGGACTCAACCTTGTTAGGTGCTGTAACGAGCTCAATGCCGGATATGCTGCCGATGGTTATGCGCGATCTCGTGGAGTTGGTGCTTGTGTTGTTACGTTCACTGTTGGCGGTTTAAGTGTTTTGAATGCTATCGCCGGTGCTTATGGTGAAAACTTACCTGTTATTTGTATTGTCGGTGGCCCTAACTCTAATGATTATAATAAGAGTTTGCATCATGCCATTGGTTTGCCTGATTTTAGTCAGGAGTTGAGGTGTTTTCACTCTTTTCAGCCTCTTACTTGCTTTCAG GCAGTGGTGAACAATTTGGAAGATGCGCATGATCTGATTGATACTGCAATAACAACTGCTTTGAGAGAAAGCAAGCCTGCTTATATTAGTGTTAGCTGTAACTTGCCTGCTATTCCTCATCCTACTTTTGGCCGAGAGCCGGTTCCGTTTTCGCTCTCTCCCAG ATTCAGCAATGAAACGGGTTTGGAGGCTGCAGTAAAAGCAGCAGCAGAGTTTTTGAACAAAGCAGCGAAACCAGTGTTGGTTGCTGGGCCGAAACTGCGGGTTGCAAAAGCATGTGAAGCTTTTTCTGAGTTAGCTGATGCTTGTGGCTACGCTTGGGCCGTGATGCCGTCAGCTAAAGGACTCGTGCCGGAGCACCATCCTCATTTCATTGGAACTTACAGGGGTGCCATGAGCACTGCTTTCTGTGCTGAAATTGTGGAATCTTCCGATGCTTACTTGTTTGCCGGACCTATTTTCAATGACTATAGCTCTGCTGGATATTCTCTCCTTCTTAAAAGAGAGAAGGCCATCATTGTTCAGCCTGATCGAGTGGTGATTGCCTACGGCCCTGCATTTGGATGTGTTCTGATGAAGGATTTTCTTAAGGCTCTTGCGAAAAGGCTCAAGCCGAATAATACTGCTCATGAGAATTATCGTAGCATTTATGTTCCTGAAGGCCAGCCTTTGAAAAGTGAACCTAAAGAACCATTGAGAGTCAATGTTCTGTTCCAGCATGTACAGAAAATGCTGTCTAGTGAAACTGCTGTCATTGCTGAGACCGAAGACTCATGGTTTAACTGCCAGAAGCTCAAATTGCCTAGGGGATGCGG ATATGAGTTCCAAATGCAGCATGGATTAATTGGTTGGTCAGTCGGGGCAACTCTTGGCTACGCTCGAGCTGTGCCAGAGAAACGCGTGATCGCCTGTATTGGTGATGGTAGCTTTCAG GTGACTGCACAAGATGTGTCGACAATGCTGCAATGTGGGCAGAAAACGATCATCTTCTTGATAAACAATGGGGGATACACCATCGAATTCGAGAATCACGATGGTCCTTACAATGTGATCAAGAACTGGAACTACACCGGCTTGGTTGATGCTATCCACAATGGTGAAGGCAAATGCTGGACAACCAAG GTTCGATTCGAGGAAGAGCTAATCGAAGCAATTGAGAATGCGACAGAGTCGAAGAAAGATTGTTTGTGCTTCATTGAAGTTGTAGTTCATAAGGATGATACCAGCAAAGAACTGTTGGAATGA
- the LOC126661867 gene encoding pyruvate decarboxylase 2 produces the protein MDTNIGSVDTLKPASTDMCSPANGTVCTLQTSVSLPSPDSTLGRHLARRLVQVGVTDVFSVPGDFNLTLLDHLIAEAGLNLVGCCNELNAGYAADGYARSRGVGACVVTFTVGGLSVLNAIAGAYSENLPVICIVGGPNSNDYGTNRVLHHTIGLSDFSQELRCFQPVTCFQAVVNNLEDAHDLIDTAISTALKESKPVYLSVSCNLPAIPHPTFSREPVPFSLSPRLSNKLGLEAAVEAAAEFLNKAVKPVLVAGPKLRVAKACEAFVELADACGYASAVMPAAKGLMPEHHPHFIGTYWGAVSTAFCAEIVESSDAYLFAGPIFNDYSSVGYSLLLKKEKAVIVQPDRVVIANGPAFGCVLMKDFLKALAKRLKPNNTAHENYRRIYVPEGQPLKSGPKEPLRVNVLFQHIQKMLSSETAVIAETGDSWFNCQKLKLPRGCGYEFQMQYGSIGWSVGATLGYAQAIPEKRVIACIGDGSFQVTAQDVSTMLRCGQKTIIFLINNGGYTIEVEIHDGPYNVIKNWNYTGLIDAIHNGEGKCWTTKVRCEEELIEAIEIATESKKDCLCFIEVIVHKDDTSKELLEWGSRVSAANSRPPNPQ, from the exons ATGGACACTAACATCGGATCTGTTGACACCTTGAAACCTGCTTCAACTGACATGTGTTCACCAGCAAACGGCACCGTTTGCACCCTCCAAACTTCCGTCTCACTCCCGTCACCTGACTCTACTCTCGGCCGTCACTTAGCTCGCCGTCTTGTTCAAGTTGGCGTCACTGATGTGTTCTCTGTGCCCGGTGACTTTAACCTTACGCTTCTTGATCATTTAATAGCTGAGGCGGGACTCAACCTTGTTGGGTGCTGTAATGAGCTTAATGCTGGATATGCTGCCGATGGCTATGCACGATCACGTGGAGTTGGTGCTTGTGTTGTGACGTTCACTGTTGGCGGTTTGAGTGTTTTGAATGCTATTGCTGGTGCTTATAGTGAGAATTTGCCTGTTATTTGTATTGTTGGGGGACCTAACTCTAATGATTATGGGACTAATAGGGTTTTGCATCATACCATTGGTTTGTCTGATTTTAGTCAGGAGTTGAGGTGTTTTCAGCCTGTTACTTGCTTTCAG GCAGTGGTGAACAATTTGGAAGATGCACATGATCTGATTGATACTGCGATATCAACTGCTTTGAAAGAAAGCAAGCCTGTTTATCTGAGTGTTAGCTGTAACTTGCCTGCTATTCCTCATCCTACTTTTAGCCGAGAGCCCGTTCCATTTTCGCTCTCTCCCAG ATTGAGCAATAAATTGGGGTTGGAGGCTGCAGTAGAAGCAGCAGCAGAGTTTTTGAACAAAGCAGTGAAACCAGTGTTGGTTGCTGGGCCAAAATTGAGGGTGGCAAAGGCATGTGAAGCTTTTGTTGAGTTGGCTGATGCTTGTGGCTATGCTTCGGCGGTGATGCCGGCAGCTAAAGGACTCATGCCGGAACACCATCCTCATTTCATTGGAACTTATTGGGGTGCTGTGAGCACCGCTTTTTGTGCTGAAATTGTGGAATCTTCCGATGCTTACTTGTTTGCCGGACCCATTTTCAACGACTATAGCTCTGTTGGATATTCTCTGCTTCTCAAAAAAGAGAAGGCAGTCATTGTTCAGCCTGATCGAGTGGTGATTGCCAATGGCCCTGCGTTTGGATGTGTGCTGATGAAGGATTTTCTAAAGGCTCTCGCAAAAAGGCTCAAGCCGAATAATACTGCTCATGAGAACTACCGTAGGATTTATGTTCCTGAAGGACAGCCTTTGAAAAGTGGACCTAAAGAACCGCTGAGAGTCAATGTTCTGTTCCAGCATATACAGAAAATGCTGTCTAGTGAAACTGCTGTCATTGCTGAGACCGGAGACTCATGGTTTAACTGCCAGAAGCTCAAATTGCCTAGGGGATGCGG GTATGAGTTCCAAATGCAGTATGGATCAATTGGTTGGTCAGTCGGGGCAACTCTTGGCTATGCTCAAGCTATCCCAGAGAAACGCGTGATCGCCTGTATTGGTGATGGCAGCTTTCAG GTGACTGCTCAAGATGTGTCTACGATGCTGCGATGTGGACAGAAAACGATCATCTTCTTAATAAACAACGGCGGATACACCATTGAAGTCGAAATTCACGATGGTCCTTACAACGTAATTAAGAACTGGAACTACACCGGCTTGATTGATGCTATCCACAATGGTGAAGGAAAATGCTGGACAACCAAG gttcgatgcgaggaagagctAATTGAAGCAATTGAGATTGCGACAGAGTCGAAGAAAGATTGTTTGTGCTTCATTGAAGTTATAGTTCATAAGGATGATACCAGCAAAGAACTGTTGGAATGGGGCTCCAGAGTTTCTGCAGCCAATAGCCGCCCGCCGAACCCGCAGTAG
- the LOC126666049 gene encoding dnaJ protein ERDJ3A, with protein sequence MNSRTVLIFFVLSLAVLLTEGAKTTDPYKVLGVDKSASQREIQKAFHKLSLQYHPDKNKSKGAQAKFAEINNAYEILSDEEKRKNYDLYGDEKGNPGFGAGYPGDQGGYTSYSQGSNGFNFRPNGWQNMGGQDGSSSYSFSFGGPSSQNSFGFDLNDIFSNFFGGDGGGSRFGGFGGSTKSHSSSSSGSGSSPKSFRPINSKTFKKEIADQGMTWLLLAYNPSLRGSHSHESIIQEVADSLQGALRVGSINCETEKSFCSELGIHLRQMPRVFVYSYKANEKGSLVEYNSDMVAKSLKTFCRDHLPRFSRRIDLKNLDGFSGSNEKLPRVLLLSTKKETPVIWRVLSGLYHKRFIFSDAQVHEVTDPMAKKLGIDELPAIVGWLSNGERRVLKSGISVIDLQSAVQDLSAILDGFEKKNKKTAFNEGRKQDDSLEKQIPLLTGVNFDALCGEKRPVCIIGAFRSSKAREKLESILTKVSEKPLLRQRNAASGSRDSISYALLDANRQQAFLNALDKSGLKSSDKLLLAYKPRKGRFATFTGEMTAENVEGFVSSVLNGDIQFTGTRQKPMVK encoded by the exons ATGAATTCACGCACAGTTTTAATTTTCTTTGTATTATCTCTGGCCGTATTATTAACGGAGGGAGCCAAAACTACCGATCCATACAAG gttcTTGGGGTGGATAAAAGTGCAAGTCAACGAGAAATTCAGAAAGCTTTCCACAA GCTTTCTCTTCAATACCATCCTGACAAGAATAAAAGCAAGGGTGCTCAAGCAAAGTTTGCTGAGATAAATAATG CGTATGAGATACTATCAGACGAAGAAAAGAGGAAAAACTATGATCTTTATGGGGATGAGAAGGGAAACCCTGGATTTGGTGCTGGTTATCCTGGTGACCAGGGTGGATATACTTCTTATAGCCAGGGGTCAAATGGGTTTAACTTCAGACCTAATGGGTGGCAGAATATGGGAGGGCAGGACGGTTCGAGCTCATATTCTTTCTCCTTTGGCGGTCCCAGTTCTCAGAATTCATTTGGTTTTGACCTGAATGATATCTTCTCAAATTTCTTTGGGGGCGATGGTGGCGGAAGTCGTTTTGGTGGCTTTGGAGGTTCTACCAAGTCCCATTCCAGCTCTTCATCTGGCTCTGGAAGCTCTCCTAAGAGCTTCAGGCCCATAAATTCTAAAACTTTTAAGAAAGAAATCGCCGACCAAGGAATGACTTGGCTTTTATTAGCATATAATCCCTCATTGAGGGGTAGCCATTCTCATGAATCAATTATACAGGAGGTTGCTGATTCATTACAAGGAGCCCTTAGG GTAGGTAGCATAAATTGTGAAACTGAAAAGTCTTTCTGTAGCGAACTCGGCATACATCTCCGCCAAATGCCAAGGGTATTTGTGTATTCGTACAAAGCAAATGAGAAGGGCTCTTTGGTAGAGTACAATAGTGATATGGTtgctaagagtttgaaaacttTTTGCCGAGATCATTTGCCGAGGTTTTCGAGGCGGATTGACTTGAAGAACCTTGACGGTTTCTCTGGTAGCAATGAAAAATTACCTAGAGTGTTGCTTCTTTCCACAAAAAAAGAAACGCCTGTCATATGGCGTGTACTTAGCGGCCTATATCACAAACGCTTCATCTTTAGTGATGCACAg GTTCACGAAGTGACTGATCCAATGGCAAAGAAGTTGGGAATTGATGAACTTCCAGCTATAGTTGGGTGGTTATCAAATGGAGAAAGGCGCGTCTTAAAATCTGGGATTTCTGTTATAGATCTGCAATCAGCAGTTCAGGATCTTAGTGCCATACTTGATGGCTTTGAGAAAAAGAATAAGAAGACAGCATTTAATGAGGGAAGAAAGCAGGATGATTCTCTTGAGAAACAGATACCTTTGTTGACGGGCGTTAATTTTGATGCTCTATGTGGAGAAAAACGCCCCGTTTGCATTATTGGTGCTTTTAGATCATCAAAAGCAAGGGAGAAGCTAGAATCCATCTTAACTAAG GTATCTGAAAAACCACTATTAAGGCAACGGAATGCAGCATCAGGCTCCAGGGATTCGATTTCTTACGCTCTCTTAGATGCTAACAGGCAGCAAGCATTCTTAAATGCTCTCGATAAGTCGGGATTAAAATCATCAGATAAGTTATTATTGGCCTACAAACCCCGAAAAGGGAGGTTTGCAACGTTTACAGGTGAAATGACTGCAGAAAATGTAGAGGGATTCGTAAGCTCTGTTCTTAATGGAGACATACAATTCACCGGAACACGGCAGAAGCCAATGGTGAAATGA